From a region of the uncultured Desulfatiglans sp. genome:
- a CDS encoding hypothetical protein (Evidence 5 : Unknown function) — protein MILLVGRARIELTTNGLKVRCSTKLS, from the coding sequence TTGATCTTGCTGGTGGGCCGTGCGAGGATCGAACTCACGACCAACGGATTAAAAGTCCGCTGCTCTACCAAACTGAGCTAA
- a CDS encoding hypothetical protein (Evidence 5 : Unknown function), with amino-acid sequence MICKPIPSMGGTDTDLTVIDLAENIAGLLGLPDGILSFDKVRFSIS; translated from the coding sequence ATGATCTGCAAGCCCATCCCGAGCATGGGTGGCACAGACACTGACCTGACAGTTATCGACTTAGCCGAGAATATCGCAGGTCTGCTTGGCTTGCCCGACGGAATCCTGTCCTTTGATAAAGTAAGATTTTCAATATCATAG
- a CDS encoding hypothetical protein (Evidence 5 : Unknown function), producing MNAGYRVSTKQSKHARYTPGPGAHPSIGAKKAGRFFNMFQARREQGGGWALGPLQAQ from the coding sequence ATGAACGCCGGTTATCGTGTCTCCACGAAACAGTCCAAGCATGCCAGGTACACCCCCGGCCCGGGCGCCCATCCGAGTATCGGCGCCAAAAAGGCCGGAAGGTTCTTCAACATGTTTCAAGCAAGACGTGAGCAAGGCGGCGGATGGGCGTTGGGCCCGCTGCAGGCACAGTAA
- a CDS encoding exported hypothetical protein (Evidence 5 : Unknown function), with translation MRVCLHRVFVGSALLAAALLLCWSGAWASLPGRAVYVNGKVHRIWLGGNIYHVAGQPRDPAAGDWVFVRAESPHNSGWCVSYKYMNASGLAIFDNKIFYSYTSHSSCQGTAMYAYVCYFDLTKNAWGTLKRLGSVRTDLDSEGAGAGAAITVFNNMLYVFTDSGTYTSGDGVNWTGYASLKPGGAYQPLDAVTYYPPDSDPRILIVYGSPDLVYGPANYYTKISAASWNGQIGSGSDFPSTLAVPYNGWAYGPVSLQVGTLGAVAGFAAGAKTPAIQLFIKTTTSSGPARIRKAEFTYSTAEPKGSWRLDSYTFSGGDSLSEVWTYPWYTVACDASHLSTQARQQTLVVHYRTDSGDHAFAGTSDFMVPINQATPSKSCGDWGGTSTDTGMPESEEDAATLRDYWSLYGIILGSPPFAPNDPIPSEVAGLSNVEYGQSQGTKVEHTQSWDKTTMFSAGLEVHAGLKHVFEVEDKADISYTHGLENEVSSSSSITTGFGQTLGTEGQSAEDLEELGRVGWAIFGVPKVMVQDFSLHAYDYNYLTGGGTALNQNVHVIEVQPTSINVKPVAFELEEPGGINDDVPGLLAGIEPFPRSTDLEGWYRRGWESLQMPWEVLFGDGSLGEPSINPLNFTTGATPYSYISEETEETKSEGETSTVEMSNETQISVGTKLKGFKVDLKAGYESTFMTRVTNTTSFGKELSFHIGMKSCSDPEGVKNLSVQPYYLTATDETAPWIPTAYADQRPWCVTWSVTGGEYNNGTKIGQSPPAAWAEGVVSESWLDDVLVRLPGQSSYSLEGGRLGWLTSDGWLERIPMNAFTFNPRKGVTVELNGYLWSSREAYGRWTRCRGVWTFTTDPSVKRDRVTLKLDFFRKLWDFEIQQADLSSVITPLSGDLQVILTVNDKYSLSSHLRHHVMTDWVWQGVPHDIGGAKLTAYEGWYDSASEKGSVSLQGLLPEAIGAFGDMSLEVNGQPVRAPFLDLPYLQEALESGRTIVYEKDGLYVEVDFAAGTWFATIEREAFHPRHRPIRGNAQIKVLVGGVPWGRFNVPVANYTSQLWLSD, from the coding sequence ATGAGGGTATGTCTACACCGTGTGTTCGTGGGTTCAGCGCTTCTGGCCGCTGCGCTCCTGCTGTGTTGGTCTGGAGCATGGGCCAGCTTGCCGGGCCGTGCCGTCTACGTCAACGGCAAGGTCCACCGGATATGGCTCGGAGGCAATATCTACCATGTTGCCGGTCAACCGAGAGATCCCGCTGCCGGCGACTGGGTCTTCGTGCGCGCCGAAAGCCCGCATAACAGCGGCTGGTGCGTTTCCTACAAGTACATGAACGCGAGCGGCCTCGCCATCTTCGACAACAAGATCTTCTATTCCTACACCTCCCACTCCAGCTGCCAGGGCACGGCCATGTACGCCTATGTCTGCTACTTCGACCTGACCAAGAACGCCTGGGGCACCCTGAAACGGCTGGGTTCGGTGCGCACCGACCTCGACTCGGAAGGGGCCGGTGCCGGGGCCGCCATCACCGTCTTCAACAACATGCTCTATGTCTTCACTGACTCGGGGACCTACACGAGCGGGGACGGGGTCAACTGGACCGGTTATGCGTCCCTGAAGCCGGGCGGGGCTTACCAGCCGTTGGATGCCGTCACGTACTACCCGCCCGACTCGGATCCCAGGATCCTGATCGTCTACGGCTCCCCCGACCTCGTCTATGGGCCGGCCAACTACTACACGAAGATCTCCGCAGCCAGCTGGAACGGCCAGATCGGTAGCGGCTCCGACTTTCCGAGTACGCTTGCCGTCCCATACAACGGCTGGGCGTATGGCCCCGTCTCCCTGCAGGTCGGCACCCTGGGCGCCGTCGCGGGGTTTGCCGCCGGGGCGAAAACGCCTGCGATCCAGCTTTTCATAAAAACCACCACGAGCAGCGGACCTGCACGGATCCGCAAGGCCGAGTTCACCTACAGCACCGCCGAACCGAAGGGAAGCTGGCGGCTGGATTCCTATACCTTCTCGGGCGGGGACAGCCTGAGTGAAGTCTGGACCTATCCCTGGTACACGGTGGCCTGCGATGCGTCTCACCTCTCCACCCAGGCGAGGCAGCAGACCCTCGTGGTGCACTACCGCACGGATTCGGGGGACCATGCCTTCGCCGGCACCTCCGACTTCATGGTTCCCATCAATCAGGCCACGCCGTCGAAGAGCTGCGGGGACTGGGGCGGGACGAGCACGGACACCGGCATGCCGGAAAGCGAGGAGGATGCGGCCACCCTCCGGGATTACTGGTCCCTGTATGGCATCATTCTCGGTTCGCCCCCCTTTGCGCCCAACGACCCGATACCCAGTGAGGTTGCAGGCCTCTCCAATGTGGAATACGGTCAGTCGCAGGGGACGAAGGTCGAGCACACCCAGTCGTGGGACAAGACCACCATGTTCTCCGCCGGGCTGGAGGTCCACGCGGGATTGAAACACGTGTTCGAGGTGGAAGACAAGGCGGACATCAGTTACACGCACGGGCTCGAGAACGAGGTGTCGAGCAGTTCATCCATCACGACCGGGTTCGGTCAGACCCTGGGCACCGAGGGGCAGAGCGCCGAGGATCTCGAGGAACTCGGGCGCGTGGGCTGGGCGATCTTCGGGGTGCCCAAGGTGATGGTGCAGGACTTCAGCCTGCATGCCTATGACTACAATTACCTGACCGGGGGGGGCACGGCCCTCAATCAGAACGTCCACGTCATCGAGGTCCAACCCACTTCCATCAACGTCAAGCCGGTCGCATTCGAACTGGAAGAGCCGGGTGGAATCAATGATGATGTCCCCGGGCTTCTTGCGGGCATCGAACCCTTTCCAAGGTCGACCGACCTGGAGGGCTGGTACCGGCGGGGCTGGGAGTCCTTGCAAATGCCCTGGGAGGTGCTTTTCGGAGATGGATCGCTGGGTGAGCCTTCCATCAACCCCCTGAATTTTACGACCGGCGCCACCCCCTATTCTTATATCAGTGAAGAGACGGAGGAAACCAAGTCCGAAGGAGAGACCTCGACGGTGGAGATGAGCAATGAAACCCAGATCAGCGTCGGGACGAAACTCAAAGGATTCAAGGTTGACTTGAAGGCGGGGTACGAGTCGACCTTCATGACCCGGGTCACGAACACGACGAGCTTCGGCAAGGAGCTCTCGTTCCACATCGGCATGAAATCCTGTTCGGACCCGGAGGGCGTGAAAAACCTCAGCGTCCAGCCCTATTACCTGACGGCTACGGATGAGACAGCCCCCTGGATCCCGACGGCCTACGCGGACCAGCGGCCCTGGTGCGTCACCTGGAGCGTGACCGGCGGCGAGTACAACAACGGGACCAAGATCGGCCAAAGCCCGCCTGCGGCTTGGGCGGAAGGGGTCGTTTCGGAAAGCTGGCTGGACGATGTCCTGGTCAGGCTGCCAGGCCAGAGTTCGTATTCCCTCGAGGGCGGTCGGCTGGGATGGCTCACCTCGGACGGCTGGCTGGAGCGAATTCCCATGAACGCGTTCACGTTCAACCCTCGCAAGGGCGTCACGGTGGAATTGAACGGCTATCTGTGGTCTTCGCGGGAAGCGTATGGGCGATGGACACGTTGCAGAGGCGTCTGGACCTTCACAACGGATCCATCGGTCAAGCGCGACAGGGTAACCTTGAAGCTCGATTTCTTCAGGAAGCTCTGGGATTTCGAGATCCAGCAAGCAGACCTCTCCAGTGTCATCACCCCACTCTCGGGTGACCTCCAGGTCATTCTGACCGTAAACGACAAATACAGCCTGAGCAGCCACCTGAGGCACCATGTCATGACGGACTGGGTGTGGCAAGGCGTGCCGCACGACATCGGTGGAGCCAAACTCACGGCTTACGAGGGGTGGTACGACAGCGCTTCGGAAAAAGGGTCCGTGTCACTGCAGGGCCTTTTACCCGAGGCTATCGGTGCCTTCGGCGATATGAGCCTCGAGGTGAACGGTCAACCGGTTCGGGCGCCCTTCCTCGATTTGCCCTACCTCCAGGAGGCGCTGGAGAGCGGACGAACCATCGTCTACGAAAAAGACGGCCTCTATGTGGAAGTGGACTTTGCCGCCGGGACATGGTTCGCCACCATCGAGCGGGAGGCCTTCCACCCCAGGCACAGGCCGATCCGCGGCAACGCCCAGATCAAGGTTCTGGTGGGAGGCGTCCCCTGGGGTCGTTTCAACGTCCCGGTCGCCAATTACACCTCCCAGCTGTGGCTCAGCGACTGA
- a CDS encoding hypothetical protein (Evidence 5 : Unknown function) yields MEPRGGRTAAPGVCLRHRHPGHGRGARQEAGRHSVEAEKDRLGLTDGECAVFKTEEGAASMLIACGVQMRNCANHDMVKIETPIHLGTL; encoded by the coding sequence ATGGAGCCCCGAGGAGGACGAACGGCTGCGCCGGGAGTATGCCTCCGGCACCGACATCCAGGCCATGGCCGAGGCGCACGCCAGGAAGCCGGGCGCCATTCGGTCGAGGCTGAAAAAGATCGGCTTGGTTTAACTGACGGCGAGTGTGCCGTGTTCAAGACAGAAGAGGGGGCGGCCTCGATGCTCATTGCTTGCGGGGTGCAAATGAGGAATTGCGCAAACCATGACATGGTGAAGATCGAAACTCCTATTCATCTTGGCACGCTATAA
- a CDS encoding ATP-dependent DNA helicase RecQ, with protein MTPYDILKRYYGYGEFREHQLEIIQTVMGGKDAFVLMPTGSGKSLCYQIPSVLREGVGIVVSPLIALMQDQVEAMLQIGIRAECLNSTLSDEQAARAQLRIRRGEADILYVAPERFLLEGFRAFLAEMPIALFAIDEAHCVSQWGHDFRPDYLRIAEVTGAFPGVPRMALTATADEITRKDIFEKLQLGDAQSFISSFDRPNILYRVQLKEEPRRQLLGFLKKEHAGDAGLVYVRTRRSAEETAVWLQEEGVNALPYHAGLEGDVRRRHLERFRKEEGIVIVGTVAFGMGIDKPDVRFVAHLDPPASMEAYYQETGRAGRDGEPADAWMLYSLGDVVARRRLLENSEGDEAFKAIQRKKLETLLTYCETAECRRRFLLRYFGESYPEDCSNCDNCLDVAETWDGTVPAQMALSCVYRTGQRFGVVHLTDVLKGSLSDKVKKFGHDRIKTFGVGKDLSEKEWRSIFRQLLAAGYLIPDRGVHPGLRLSEKSWGVLKGEVKIRFRRDLRRQERSQASKTSSRVSERARIDASLQDAGVRSLYEKLQGLRMRTAKSMKLPPFFIFSNATLQEMATRKPVNETALREISGVGEKKAERFGGAFLDVIREHLGEEGAGRRGEREAGRTIDAKAEDGTEAEERKSRILDLLREGKLDSKEIAEQVGVSPPTVWAFKAHMTMGTYDGAALVEKARDSTGPEPHPPPEVVDHVRKKIRSLGDFKAVKRFYSGDSDLCRYALRIAEEVLSAKAEAEAESPIEAIRRGHPNAYEKWSPEEDERLRREYASGTDIQAMAEAHARKPGAIRSRLKKIGLV; from the coding sequence ATGACCCCGTACGATATTCTCAAAAGGTATTACGGCTACGGCGAGTTCCGAGAGCACCAGCTGGAAATCATCCAAACCGTGATGGGTGGAAAGGATGCCTTCGTGTTGATGCCGACCGGCAGCGGCAAGTCCCTCTGCTATCAGATCCCGTCCGTTCTGCGGGAGGGCGTGGGTATCGTCGTTTCGCCGCTGATCGCCCTTATGCAGGATCAGGTCGAGGCGATGCTGCAGATCGGGATCAGGGCGGAGTGCCTGAACTCGACGCTTTCGGATGAACAGGCCGCCCGCGCCCAGCTGCGCATCCGACGGGGGGAAGCGGACATCCTCTACGTTGCGCCGGAGCGATTCCTGCTCGAAGGGTTCCGGGCGTTCCTGGCCGAAATGCCCATCGCCCTTTTCGCCATTGACGAGGCGCACTGCGTCTCCCAGTGGGGGCATGACTTCAGACCGGATTACCTGCGGATAGCGGAGGTGACGGGCGCATTTCCCGGGGTGCCCCGTATGGCCCTGACGGCCACCGCGGACGAGATCACGCGCAAGGACATTTTCGAAAAGCTTCAACTCGGGGATGCCCAGTCCTTCATCTCGAGCTTCGACCGTCCGAACATTCTCTACCGGGTGCAGCTCAAAGAAGAGCCCCGGAGGCAGCTCCTCGGCTTTTTGAAAAAGGAGCATGCCGGGGATGCGGGGTTGGTGTATGTCCGGACGCGGCGCAGCGCCGAGGAGACGGCCGTGTGGCTCCAGGAGGAGGGGGTGAACGCCTTGCCCTATCACGCGGGACTCGAAGGGGATGTGCGGCGCAGACACCTCGAGCGCTTTCGGAAGGAGGAGGGCATCGTGATCGTGGGTACGGTCGCTTTCGGCATGGGTATCGACAAGCCGGATGTGCGATTCGTGGCCCACCTCGATCCGCCGGCCAGCATGGAGGCCTACTATCAGGAGACGGGGCGCGCCGGACGGGATGGCGAACCCGCGGACGCATGGATGCTATACTCGCTTGGGGACGTGGTCGCGAGGCGAAGGCTGCTCGAGAACTCGGAAGGCGACGAGGCGTTCAAGGCGATCCAGAGGAAGAAACTCGAGACCCTTCTCACTTATTGCGAAACAGCGGAGTGCCGGCGCAGGTTTTTGCTCAGGTATTTTGGCGAGAGCTATCCGGAGGATTGTTCCAACTGCGACAACTGCCTCGATGTCGCCGAGACATGGGACGGGACGGTGCCCGCCCAGATGGCCCTTTCCTGCGTCTACCGGACGGGCCAGCGCTTCGGGGTCGTCCATTTGACGGATGTTCTGAAGGGGAGTCTGAGCGACAAGGTGAAGAAATTCGGTCATGACCGGATCAAAACCTTCGGGGTGGGCAAGGACTTGTCCGAGAAGGAATGGCGCTCCATTTTCAGGCAGCTCCTGGCTGCGGGTTACCTGATCCCGGACAGGGGGGTGCACCCCGGCCTCAGACTGAGCGAGAAGAGCTGGGGGGTGCTCAAGGGGGAAGTCAAGATCCGTTTCAGGCGGGATCTTCGGAGGCAGGAGCGCAGCCAAGCCTCGAAGACCTCGTCACGGGTCTCGGAGCGTGCGCGCATCGATGCCTCCCTGCAAGATGCCGGGGTGCGCTCACTCTATGAGAAGCTGCAGGGGCTCAGGATGCGAACCGCAAAGAGCATGAAGCTCCCGCCTTTTTTCATCTTTTCGAATGCCACCTTGCAGGAGATGGCGACGCGGAAGCCGGTGAACGAGACGGCATTGCGCGAGATCAGCGGCGTGGGGGAGAAAAAGGCGGAGCGGTTCGGTGGAGCCTTCCTGGATGTCATTCGGGAGCACCTCGGGGAAGAGGGTGCCGGCCGGAGAGGGGAGCGTGAGGCGGGGCGCACGATCGACGCTAAGGCGGAGGATGGGACGGAGGCAGAGGAGCGAAAGAGCCGGATTCTCGATCTCCTGAGAGAAGGAAAGCTCGATTCGAAGGAGATCGCCGAGCAGGTGGGGGTTTCGCCGCCGACGGTTTGGGCCTTCAAGGCCCACATGACCATGGGGACGTATGACGGTGCAGCGCTCGTGGAGAAGGCGCGCGATTCAACAGGTCCGGAACCGCATCCGCCGCCGGAGGTGGTGGACCATGTCCGGAAGAAGATTCGGAGCCTCGGTGATTTCAAAGCGGTGAAGCGATTCTACTCCGGGGACAGCGATCTCTGCCGGTATGCCCTGCGGATTGCCGAAGAGGTTCTGAGCGCGAAAGCGGAGGCCGAGGCGGAGAGTCCGATCGAGGCGATCCGCAGGGGGCATCCCAACGCCTACGAGAAATGGAGCCCCGAGGAGGACGAACGGCTGCGCCGGGAGTATGCCTCCGGCACCGACATCCAGGCCATGGCCGAGGCGCACGCCAGGAAGCCGGGCGCCATTCGGTCGAGGCTGAAAAAGATCGGCTTGGTTTAA
- a CDS encoding Lipo protein, translating to MSSHTSAVQLRGMLRSFWRGLAACALISSGAQFCNSAWAGTLEGTATYRERIALPPDAVFEVELQDVSRADTPAVVLGRSKLDPAGQPPFHFEIVYDDDALRSGHRYTARASVKQQGRLLFTTDQIYPVLEGRNAPLSMLLVFIHGGPEQGSMGEGIGVLPGSNEGELPRAGESCGSSLAESPLRGTYWKLVRLEGNPVAAAEKQREAHLVFATDALRVAGSAGCNRVAGGFELEGDGLRFSQMATTMMSCPDGMDQERRLLEALERVEHYRIRGSRLELLDGTGAVIAGFDAVALK from the coding sequence ATGAGCAGCCACACAAGTGCAGTCCAGCTGCGAGGTATGCTTCGTTCATTCTGGCGGGGATTGGCCGCCTGCGCGCTGATCTCCTCAGGCGCGCAGTTTTGCAACTCCGCATGGGCCGGCACCCTGGAGGGCACTGCGACCTACCGGGAGCGCATCGCGCTGCCGCCCGATGCGGTGTTCGAGGTCGAGTTGCAGGACGTTTCGAGAGCGGATACGCCGGCCGTGGTGCTCGGCCGCAGCAAGCTGGACCCAGCCGGGCAGCCGCCTTTTCATTTCGAGATCGTCTACGACGATGATGCCCTACGATCGGGCCACCGCTATACCGCCCGCGCAAGCGTCAAGCAGCAGGGTCGGCTGCTGTTCACCACCGATCAGATATACCCGGTGTTGGAAGGCCGCAACGCGCCCCTGAGCATGCTGCTGGTATTTATTCACGGTGGACCGGAGCAGGGGTCGATGGGTGAGGGCATCGGCGTATTGCCCGGTTCCAACGAGGGGGAGCTGCCCCGTGCCGGCGAGAGCTGCGGGAGTTCGCTGGCGGAAAGCCCGCTTCGTGGGACGTATTGGAAGCTTGTGCGCCTTGAGGGCAACCCCGTGGCTGCGGCCGAAAAGCAGCGCGAAGCGCACCTGGTGTTTGCTACCGATGCCCTGCGTGTCGCCGGCAGCGCCGGCTGTAATCGGGTGGCCGGCGGCTTCGAACTCGAGGGTGACGGTCTGCGTTTCAGCCAAATGGCGACGACCATGATGTCTTGCCCGGATGGCATGGACCAGGAGAGGCGATTGCTCGAGGCGCTCGAGCGCGTGGAACACTATCGAATACGCGGCAGCCGCCTCGAGCTTCTGGACGGGACAGGCGCTGTGATCGCAGGATTCGATGCGGTGGCGCTGAAGTGA
- a CDS encoding hypothetical protein (Evidence 5 : Unknown function), producing MSLKALSSILSRFRGHFSAHPRSDTQQEFTMDKSCPQSDSVSRKGPASEQLPNEIRIFFWDVDPEKLSVVESAHFIISRLMEHGDENALRFLLKHYDRNELVRVLRNSRSISKRSRIFWSLFFGITKESCTPRRYPTVYTDCSNASIDPWN from the coding sequence TTGTCCCTAAAGGCCTTATCGTCTATACTTTCACGGTTCAGAGGACATTTCAGCGCCCACCCGCGCTCTGACACGCAGCAGGAATTCACAATGGATAAAAGCTGTCCGCAATCTGATTCGGTGAGCCGGAAAGGACCTGCCTCAGAGCAGTTGCCAAACGAAATCCGAATCTTTTTCTGGGATGTGGATCCTGAAAAACTTTCCGTAGTGGAATCCGCCCACTTTATCATCAGCCGGCTCATGGAACACGGAGACGAAAACGCCCTCCGGTTCCTCCTAAAGCATTACGACCGTAACGAATTGGTCCGGGTTTTGCGGAATAGTCGATCTATCTCCAAGCGCTCGCGTATCTTCTGGAGCCTTTTTTTTGGGATCACTAAGGAATCATGTACCCCACGACGATATCCGACGGTCTATACAGATTGCTCAAACGCCTCGATCGATCCCTGGAATTAA
- a CDS encoding conserved hypothetical protein (Evidence 4 : Unknown function but conserved in other organisms) has translation MYPTTISDGLYRLLKRLDRSLELRSGYLGGGTALALQLGHRRSDDLDFFFPEFFSPTAALTDMDKLGLVVTVLNHTPRHTELLVQRFKVDLLTETIPLKRLARPILPEIRNLKMADAADIGRMKLLTVASRGCKKDFLDIFCLTRHTISLKSLIDEFISEGQGVRFSKLLFLKGLVDFEAADLEPDPVMLWNLDWNAVKEDLISEVKQIAHEIC, from the coding sequence ATGTACCCCACGACGATATCCGACGGTCTATACAGATTGCTCAAACGCCTCGATCGATCCCTGGAATTAAGAAGCGGATATTTAGGGGGCGGGACGGCCCTTGCACTCCAATTGGGACACCGAAGGTCAGATGACCTGGATTTTTTTTTCCCGGAATTCTTTAGTCCAACGGCGGCCCTCACGGATATGGATAAGTTGGGACTCGTCGTCACGGTCCTCAACCATACCCCTCGACACACGGAACTGCTCGTTCAGCGATTCAAGGTCGATTTATTGACCGAAACGATCCCCTTGAAACGGTTGGCCCGACCCATCCTTCCGGAGATCAGGAATCTGAAGATGGCCGATGCCGCTGACATCGGCCGCATGAAACTCCTGACGGTTGCAAGCAGGGGCTGCAAGAAAGATTTTCTGGACATCTTCTGCCTCACTCGACACACGATCTCTCTCAAGTCGCTGATCGATGAGTTCATCTCAGAGGGGCAAGGCGTCAGGTTCAGTAAACTGCTGTTTCTGAAAGGGCTTGTGGATTTTGAAGCAGCGGATCTTGAACCCGATCCTGTCATGCTCTGGAATCTTGACTGGAATGCCGTAAAAGAAGACCTCATATCGGAGGTCAAGCAAATCGCCCATGAGATCTGCTGA
- a CDS encoding Beta-lactamase, with translation MKRRIVQFIGLALASAFLASCRTPPPPESMVSAAFLGREGSFVLVDCASGDDWTFRARNAAERLPPCSTFKIWNTLIGLETGILSSPDQAFYLWDGVERSFPAWNRDLTLKEAFQASCVPAFQDLARRIGSERMQSWIDKVGYGDRDISAGIDVFWLPAKGRKTVLISPAEQANLIRELVTGRLPFSQGSLSVMRELMFTTRTERGTLYGKTGSGTDGRGIFVLGWFVGYVVTESGTHSFACTVKGENTMGKDARAIVETVLKEKGLL, from the coding sequence ATGAAACGAAGGATCGTTCAGTTCATTGGCCTGGCCCTTGCGAGTGCATTCCTGGCCTCTTGTCGCACGCCACCGCCCCCTGAATCCATGGTCAGCGCGGCCTTTCTCGGCCGCGAAGGGTCTTTTGTCCTGGTCGATTGCGCATCGGGCGACGACTGGACGTTTCGTGCCCGAAACGCCGCGGAGCGGCTACCGCCCTGCTCGACATTCAAGATCTGGAACACCCTTATCGGCCTCGAGACCGGCATCCTTTCTTCCCCCGATCAAGCCTTCTATTTGTGGGATGGCGTGGAGAGGTCGTTTCCGGCGTGGAATCGAGATCTGACGCTGAAGGAGGCCTTCCAGGCTTCGTGCGTGCCCGCGTTCCAGGACCTCGCCCGCCGGATCGGTTCGGAGCGCATGCAATCCTGGATCGATAAGGTCGGTTATGGCGATCGAGACATCTCGGCGGGTATCGATGTCTTCTGGCTCCCGGCGAAAGGCCGCAAGACGGTCCTGATTTCGCCGGCGGAACAGGCGAATCTGATCAGAGAACTCGTTACGGGCCGGTTGCCTTTTTCCCAGGGATCGTTGTCGGTGATGAGGGAGCTCATGTTCACCACCAGGACCGAACGTGGCACCCTCTACGGAAAGACCGGGTCCGGGACGGACGGCCGCGGGATTTTCGTCCTGGGATGGTTCGTAGGTTATGTCGTTACCGAGAGCGGCACACACAGCTTCGCCTGCACCGTGAAGGGGGAGAACACCATGGGGAAAGATGCCCGTGCCATCGTCGAGACGGTTCTGAAGGAAAAGGGGTTGCTCTAG